Proteins encoded within one genomic window of Oncorhynchus tshawytscha isolate Ot180627B linkage group LG02, Otsh_v2.0, whole genome shotgun sequence:
- the LOC112262523 gene encoding metabotropic glutamate receptor 6-like, protein MAKIMTSQSHKSQSCCGFGPPFGCHVTTFPRLLLMLFLGLSPETWAQQGTQPHSIKIEGDITLGGLFPVHSRGPAGVPCGEIKREKGIHRMEAMLYALDQINSDPDLLPNITLGARILDTCSRDTYALEQSLTFVQALIQKDNSDVRCSNGEPPIIPKPERVVGVIGASGSSVSIMVANVLRLFAIPQISYASTAPELSDKSRYEFFSRVVPPDSYQAQAMVDIVKAMGWNYVSTLASEGNYGESGVDAFLQISREAGGLCIAQSIKIPREPKPGGFDKIIKRLMETSNARGVIIFANEDDIRRVLEAAKRANLTGHFLFVGSDSWGAKSSPILDQEDVAEGAVTILPKRASIDGFDNYFTSRSLENNRRNIWFAEYWEDDFKCKLTRAGIKYDLGRRKCTGEERIAQESQYEQEGKVQFVIDAVYVMAHALHSMHLDLCPGSMGVCEKMDPVEGSKLLQYIRSVNFNGSAGTGVMFNENGDAPGRYDIFQFQLSNTTNPGYRCIGQWTNYLRLNAEEMQWSGGDSAVPDSVCSFPCELGERKKMVKGVPCCWHCELCDGYQYQLDELNCDMCPFDMRPMPNRTGCRSTPIIKLEWSSPWAIIPVFLAVLGILATSGCIITFIRFNNSPIVRASGRELSYVLLTGIFLIYLITFLMIAEPSAPVCAFRRLLLGLGMCITYSAMLTKTNRIYRIFEQGKKAVTPPPFISPASQLIITFILIGVQLLGVFIWFGVVPPHTIIDYEEQHPPNPEFARGVLKCDMSDLALVLCLSYSIVLMVTCTVYAIKSRGVPETFNEAKPIGFTMYTTCIVWLAFVPIFFGTAQSTEKMFIQTTTLTVSMSLSATVSLGMLYIPKVYVIIFLPEQNVQKRKRSFKAVASAVTTQLSQKEDKQNGESKSSTIVPDRSQ, encoded by the exons ATGGCCAAAATCATGACATCACAGAGCCACAAATCGCAGTCCTGCTGTGGGTTTGGTCCACCGTTTGGATGTCATGTAACAACATTTCCCAGGTTACTGTTAATGTTGTTTCTGGGTCTAAGTCCAGAGACATGGGCTCAGCAGGGCACACAACCACACTCCATCAAGATTGAGGGGGACATCACCCTGGGTGGCCTGTTCCCAGTGCACTCCCGTGGGCCAGCCGGTGTGCCCTGTGGGGAGATCAAGCGGGAGAAAGGTATCCACCGTATGGAGGCCATGCTGTATGCCCTGGATCAGATCAACAGTGACCCTGACCTCCTGCCTAACATCACACTGGGGGCCAGAATCCTGGACACCTGTTCTAGAGACACCTACGCCCTGGAGCAGTCGCTAACCTTCGTCCAGGCCCTCATCCAGAAGGATAATTCGGACGTGCGCTGCTCTAATGGCGAGCCACCCATCATTCCCAAACCGGAGAGGGTGGTCGGAGTAATCGGGGCATCCGGCAGCTCAGTGTCCATCATGGTGGCCAACGTGCTGAGACTCTTTGCG ATCCCCCAGATTAGTTATGCGTCCACGGCTCCAGAGCTGAGTGACAAAAGCCGTTATGAGTTCTTTTCCCGTGTGGTCCCTCCTGACTCCTACCAGGCCCAGGCCATGGTGGACATCGTCAAGGCTATGGGGTGGAACTACGTATCTACACTGGCCTCAGAAGGAAATTACGGAGAGAGTGGTGTCGATGCCTTCCTCCAGATATCTCGAGAGGCAG GAGGTCTATGCATCGCCCAATCCATTAAAATCCCCCGAGAGCCCAAACCAGGGGGCTTTGATAAGATCATTAAGAGATTAATGGAGACCTCTAATGCTCGTGGGGTCATCATCTTTGCCAATGAGGACGACATCAG ACGTGTCTTAGAGGCAGCAAAGAGGGCCAACCTGACGGGTCACTTCCTTTTTGTGGGCTCTGACAGCTGGGGGGCCAAGAGCTCGCCCATCCTGGACCAGGAGGATGTGGCTGAGGGGGCTGTCACCATCCTCCCTAAGCGGGCCTCCATCGACG GGTTTGACAACTACTTCACCTCAAgatctctggaaaacaacagaaggAACATCTGGTTTGCTGAATACTGGGAGGACGACTTCAAATGTAAACTGACCCGAGCAGGTATCAAGTACGACCTTGGTAGGAGAAAATGCACAG GTGAAGAGAGAATCGCTCAGGAATCTCAGTATGAGCAGGAAGGGAAGGTACAGTTTGTGATTGACGCGGTGTATGTCATGGCCCATGCCTTACACAGCATGCACCTGGACCTCTGTCCGGGCTCCATGGGTGTCTGTGAGAAGATGGACCCAGTGGAAGGGAGTAAGCTGCTCCAATACATTCGCTCAGTCAACTTTAATG GCAGTGCAGGGACTGGGGTCATGTTCAATGAGAATGGAGATGCTCCTGGTCGCTATGACATCTTCCAGTTCCAGCTCTCAAACACCACCAACCCTGGCTACCGGTGTATTGGCCAGTGGACAAACTATCTGCGACTCAAT GCTGAGGAGATGCAGTGGTCGGGTGGGGACAGTGCAGTCCCTGACTCGGTGTGCAGTTTCCCCTGTGAgctaggagagaggaagaagatggTGAAGGGTGTGCCCTGCTGCTGGCACTGCGAGCTGTGTGACGGATATCAGTACCAGCTGGATGAGCTAAACTGTGACATGTGTCCCTTTGACATGCGTCCCATGCCAAACCGGACGGGCTGCCGCTCCACACCCATTATCAAGCTGGAGTGGAGCTCCCCCTGGGCCATCATCCCTGTGTTCCTGGCTGTCTTGGGCATCTTAGCCACCTCTGGATGCATCATCACCTTCATCCGCTTTAACAACTCCCCCATCGTCCGGGCCTCCGGCCGGGAGCTCAGCTATGTTCTCCTGACAGGCATCTTCCTCATCTACCTcatcaccttcctcatgatcgcAGAGCCCAGCGCCCCAGTATGTGCATTCCGCAGGCTGCTGCTGGGCCTGGGCATGTGTATTACCTACTCAGCTATGCTCACCAAGACCAACCGCATTTACCGTATTTTTGAGCAGGGCAAGAAAGCAGTCACGCCACCTCCGTTCATCAGCCCTGCTTCTCAGCTCATCATCACCTTTATACTCATTGGAGTGCAG TTACTTGGAGTTTTCATCTGGTTCGGAGTGGTGCCCCCACACACCATTATAGACTATGAGGAGCAGCACCCGCCCAACCCAGAGTTTGCACGTGGGGTCCTGAAATGTGACATGTCCGACCTGGCCCTGGTCCTCTGCTTGAGCTACAGTATCGTGCTGATGGTGACCTGCACTGTGTACGCCATCAAGAGCAGAGGGGTGCCAGAGACCTTCAACGAGGCAAAACCCATTGGCTTCACCATGTACACCACCTGCATCGTGTGGCTGGCCTTTGTGCCCATCTTCTTTGGCACAGCCCAGTCTACTGAGAAG ATGTTCATCCAGACCACCACCCTGACGGTGTCCATGAGCCTGAGTGCCACTGTGTCGCTCGGCATGTTGTACATCCCTAAGGTCTATGTCATCATCTTCCTTCCGGAGCAGAACGTGCAGAAACGCAAACGCAGCTTCAAGGCTGTGGCTTCAGCAGTGACCACACAACTCTCCCAGAAAGAAGACAAGCAGAACGGAGAGTCCAAAAGTAGCACCATAGTCCCTGACAGATCACAGTGA